A genomic region of Mus musculus strain C57BL/6J chromosome 7, GRCm38.p6 C57BL/6J contains the following coding sequences:
- the Zfp768 gene encoding zinc finger protein 768 yields MEREASSWGLESRDVHSPNAVGSPEGSLKDPAGNTSENEEGEISQREGNGDYEVEEIPFGLEPQSPEFEPQSPEFESQSPRFEPESPGFESRSPGFVPPSPEFAPRSPESDPQSPEFESQSPKYEPRSPGCHPRSPGCEPGSPRYEPKSPGYGSKSPEFESQSPGYESQSPGYEPQNSGDGVQNSEFKTHSPEFETQSSKFQEGAEMPLSPEEKNPLSISLGVHPLDSFTQGFGEQPTGALPPFDMPSGALLAAPQFEMLQNPLNLTGTLRGPGRRGGRARGGQGPRPNICGICGKSFGRGSTLIQHQRIHTGEKPYKCEVCSKAFSQSSDLIKHQRTHTGERPYKCPRCGKAFADSSYLLRHQRTHSGQKPYKCPHCGKAFGDSSYLLRHQRTHSHERPYSCPECGKCYSQNSSLRSHQRVHTGQRPFSCGICGKSFSQRSALIPHARSHAREKPFKCPECGKRFGQSSVLAIHARTHLPGRTYSCPDCGKTFNRSSTLIQHQRSHTGERPYRCAVCGKGFCRSSTLLQHHRVHSGERPYKCDDCGKAFSQSSDLIRHQRTHAAGRR; encoded by the exons ATGGAGCGGGAGGCGTCGTCGTGGGGCCTGGAGTCCCGGGATGTGCACAGTCCCAACGCAGTGGGCAGCCCCGAAGGGTCTCTCAAAG ATCCTGCAGGCAACACAAGTGAGAATGAAGAAGGGGAAATTTCTCAGCGAGAAGGCAATGGGGACTATGAAGTTGAAGAAATACCTTTTGGGCTTGAACCCCAAAGCCCAGAGTTTGAGCCACAAAGCCCAGAATTTGAATCCCAGAGCCCCAGGTTTGAGCCTGAAAGCCCAGGGTTTGAATCCCGAAGCCCTGGGTTTGTGCCCCCAAGCCCTGAGTTTGCACCCAGAAGTCCTGAATCAGATCCTCAGAGCCCGGAGTTTGAATCCCAGAGTCCTAAGTATGAGCCCCGAAGCCCTGGCTGCCATCCCAGGAGCCCTGGCTGTGAACCTGGGAGTCCTAGGTATGAACCCAAAAGCCCTGGGTACGGTTCAAAGAGCCCCGAATTTGAATCTCAAAGTCCAGGGTATGAATCTCAGAGCCCCGGGTATGAACCGCAGAACTCTGGAGATGGCGTtcagaattctgagttcaaaacccataGCCCTGAGTTTGAAACTCAAAGTTCCAAATTCCAGGAAGGTGCAGAGATGCCTCTGAGCCCCGAGGAAAAGAATCCCTTGAGCATCTCCCTAGGAGTCCACCCCCTGGATTCCTTTACTCAAGGGTTTGGGGAGCAGCCCACAGGAGCGCTGCCTCCATTTGACATGCCTTCGGGGGCTCTGCTGGCTGCACCCCAGTTTGAGATGCTCCAGAATCCACTGAATCTGACAGGAACCCTGCGTGGGCCAGGCCGTAGGGGTGGCCGGGCCAGGGGTGGGCAAGGCCCTCGACCTAACATCTGTGGCATCTGCGGGAAGAGCTTTGGACGAGGCTCGACCCTGATCCAGCACCAGCGCATCCATACCGGcgagaagccttacaaatgtgAGGTTTGCAGCAAGGCCTTTTCCCAGAGCTCTGACCTCATCAAACACCAGCGCACGCATACAGGCGAGCGGCCCTACAAGTGTCCCAGGTGCGGCAAGGCCTTCGCTGATAGCTCTTACCTACTCCGCCACCAGCGTACCCACTCTGGCCAGAAGCCCTACAAATGTCCACACTGTGGGAAGGCCTTTGGCGACAGCTCCTACCTCCTGCGACACCAGCGCACCCACAGCCACGAGAGGCCCTACAGCTGCCCCGAGTGTGGCAAGTGCTATAGCCAGAACTCGTCCCTGCGCAGTCACCAAAGGGTGCACACTGGGCAACGGCCTTTCAGCTGTGGCATCTGTGGCAAAAGCTTCTCCCAACGGTCAGCACTTATCCCCCACGCCCGCAGCCACGCCCGTGAAAAGCCCTTCAAGTGCCCAGAGTGCGGCAAGCGCTTCGGCCAGAGCTCAGTTCTGGCCATCCATGCCCGCACCCACCTGCCAGGCCGCACGTACAGCTGCCCCGATTGTGGCAAGACCTTCAACCGCTCCTCTACACTCATTCAGCACCAGcgttcccacacaggcgagaggCCGTACCGCTGCGCTGTGTGTGGCAAGGGCTTCTGTCGCTCCTCCACGCTGCTACAGCACCATCGCGTGCATAGTGGGGAGCGACCTTATAAGTGTGATGACTGTGGAAAGGCCTTCTCGCAGAGCTCCGACCTCATCCGCCACCAGCGGACCCACGCAGCCGGCCGCCGTTAA